The genomic interval catctctctctctcttcatctccctctatccctctttccaacatggtctcagcagatgtgtgtctaacatgagtctgatcctgttggaggtttctgcctgttaaaggaagtttgtccttgccactgtaacgtgctgaatgctgcaaagtgctctgctcatggtggattaagatgagatcagactgagtcctgtctgtaagatgggactggatcttaccctgtcttgatgttgggtctttgttaatgatagaacatagaatacagtctagacctgctctgtttggaaaaagtgagaataacatttgttgtgatttgttgctatatatgctatatatatatatattgattgattgatatatttaCCTTCCTTATTCTGTTTTTACTTGAGGCCTACAGACAAAATTAAGTCCACCTTGAAAGGTTGTTAGTTTCAAAACTCTGAGTAGTTCCCCTATTAGTCCTGCTCATGTCTCACAACGGAGCTTCAACTCATTATAAATCCTTCAGCACTCAGTATTGACGAATACAAACATACTGGGACAGCCACAGTCTCCGTCTGCTGTAAATGGGACACTTAAGATAACTTAGAAATTAAGAGAAAATGTTCTTACATTCAGCTGAGGGGCATCATCTTCTATTTTCTGCTCTCACACCTGATCTGCACAACGAAAAAACACAGCGTGAATTAATTATCCACGTGCTATTCTCTCTATAAACACTGTGAATCTGACAATAAATCAGAATAGCTGGAGACGCTATAAAAGAATTAGCAGCGTTGAAGACGTGCAGGTCACAGTGAGCTGTAGGCAGAAACTGTGCGAGAAAGTGTGAAAGATTTAGCACATTGCGGCTGTTCTGTAAAAAAGCCAGCATGTCTGTGTTATCTCCAACTCTGCAAATTGGCTAATTTGGCTCTCTTTATCTGTCCCCCTCCTGCGCTCAGCGTGTATGttcatgcgtgtgtgtgtttgtgtgtgtgacatctTCAGCATTTGGCAGAAAGAGAGTTTCTAGCAGAGAAAATAATAGCATACATAgagtgaaatgtgaaatgtgcGAGGTGGTTTTATCACCAAGGACACGGGCTTCACTCACACAATGAGGTCTGTGTTAGATATAGCTGTTTGGCAGGGAAACTCATCAGCGCCTCAGAGGAaccaaaaaaggacattttaatttaatgaagtgttttgTGCACCCTTTCAGTAACATTTGTCCCTTTGTGTGACAAGGTGTTAGTCTTCAGCAGAATATGTTCAGTGTTTGAGGGCATCGTTGTCTATCAGAGATGTTTAAAGGTTTCCCCCATGCTGTCTTCTTGAAAATGACCCATGCATATAAGAAACACAGTGAGGCAAATGCATCTTATTCTGCTGAGGACAGCAGGCGCTACACGTCCTGTTTCTGGTGAACGCACTGGAGGAAGAGTTGTGGTCGATGCTTCCTATTTCCTGTCCAGATGGCAGAATCAGCTGACAGCAGATACCAGGTCTCTGCCTATCTTTGAAGCTCTCATCAAGCTCGCTGATGGCAGAAATGTGCGTAGGTGGTtggctttttctttgtgtgcatgtttgttagATGTCTTCTTGTGATTTTGCAAAAAAGAAACCCCCGTAATATATTTTACAGTAAGAGCTTCGGTGCTTCTGGAAATCTGATGAATAAATGATTCACTCTGcagatttttcttccttttttttacacattcaagTGCTCTCGAACACAGCCCACACAAAGCCTTTTTCTGTATTAGACTTGATCCAGGGATAGCATGGATTTGTGCCCTAGGATCCCACAAGGGAACAGACATTTGATTACTGTACTTGTCAGCCAACGAGAAACCCCCACCGCCTCCtccgcctccacctcctcctttttcccATCCTGCCCAGGGGAGATAACAGAGCTCTTCTGTGCTGGAGAGAAGAACATTTATGTGCTCTGCCAGATCTCTAACCCAACTGCTGCTggctaacatttattttaattttagctgGACATTTGAATCTCTTCCTACGGTGAAAGGagtaacagagagagggaggagatgtATGAAATGCAGAGTGAATTACAGAGCTGGGTGGAGTGAGATGAATATCTCACAAGAAGACAATGTTCAATGTGTGGAAATCAGCTAAATCAGGAGGGGATTTCGAAACTGGAAAAGCCCCTGATGTTATTTCTAAACCAGCAGTTTTTAGTTTCTCTCTGTTGTCTCAATAAAGTGAACTCTGCACATATCGAGGTGGAAACTGTTGCATTCACTGACCAACACAGTATGTTGTGTTTGCAAGCCAAATTCTCATCAAACACTCACTGTTGAAACAAAAAAGctatgaaaactcaaaatttcaaggcagCTGTCTGCAcaagatttttgagttttgaggctaactaaaaatcttacatttgagccaactgattagtttttgttgagataacttatcattcatatttagtgtaacttaaagttctgagttctacatactaagaagtgaaagttgtgccaacttattattgtttgttctgaaaatgttcctttgttactgcacgttactgcaccgttttcccacttgcaaggtagctagctaatgttcgaggcagctaactattggtaatgaccacgccttattaaactaactaactaaacaaattaaagttacattaaccggtaatcaactcaccatcaactgaccaactgtaaagctagagtttcaatacaatactcaaacaaaatactcaccTTCAGGGCGATagaatccacacaggacaggagagatggcaccacatgtggggaattgaaagtgtaaaagacccctgtagatttgagttggagaccccgttctttgcctgaagcatactcaaataatttagccgagcctcaagcacataatttcaagttttccAACCTAACTtgtgaaatgagaccaactttacaaaacaaactttatacaggtagttgagataatTACTTTGATGgagtttgcaacaaaatggaaaaaaaagttcaTATAACccaaaaatcattttcaggtcaacaattttaagtttttacaGTGCTCCTATAGTTTACTATGGCTGCAGCTCAGTCACAgggagggtgttttttttttaccatagactatataaaatatggacgtagtatctgtgacgtcactcatctgtttctgaagcgctgttttaaggccaatcgtcagcgggagccatattgctgcagTCAAGCgtttgtgacgtaaagaggcgggctttgagcctcctagccaacagctacagtgttcccgcctgtcaatcaagtcagctgtgcctctcactggaagactcgcaatctcaatatcttcgaaatggccacgttataaaaaaattcaccccctgtacagtgtgtgccgatcgagaaatgagctatccagactacactcgtcttttgtaccaggctgtaaacatgtttatttctgctgtaaagatcatcttttttgaataagtgtgtatgtggtttccggtacttctggagccagcctcaagcggatccttgatgaactgcagtttttagcactcgcATATTGGACTCAAATttgtagaccggaggttgccgcttggtttttacTTGTAAAAGTATGCAAAAGTGAGGTAAGAGGGGCTGAAAGCACAAGAGAAATCCCCTACTatcactgaaaatgtctgaaatacttcttttaaaatcaaaagtaaatcaaatatggttttaaagatttcaaaaatgcattttttggcAAATATGCAGTGAATTACCCAAGATACAGGTGTGAAGAAACCACCAACTTGCATGCTTTCATCCCCAAGAGACAAGAACATATCATCCCTATTCTCGCATCCATTCACTGATAActggtaaaatgtactatttttagataactttaaaaaataaaaaaaaatccataaaataagacgtaatatttacaatactttgatctcaaaattagcagggaaaacttattctaagcaatattttatatatataatattttataAATATTGTAAAGCTTAGTTTAtgagccaggaatgctaacaattaatatctttcactcaaaaaaatgaGGGTAAAGGCCCCCTCAGggatcccgacccacactttgggaacccctggtgtatACCAAGGCGTGTACTTGAGGTCAATACACTGGTTCTGATTCTTCAAAGATTTGAAAAGACTTCAGTCATTAAGTGAAAAACTCAATGAGCTGCGTAGTGTTAGTCCATGTCACACTTTATTTGCTGCAtctctgcagagaaaacaaCCACAGAGAGGTCATAAATAGCACATAACAATTTTGCATGCTGAGAAGTCCAAACGTGGGATTGTAAAAGCAGTGACTCTCTATGTGCTTTATCAAATTAATCAAATACAAGACTCATCACACAAAGAAGCAACTTACTGTCTTCATCATCCATTCATTCCCAGAGTTACTTTTGAAGGAGATTATAGAGGTGACAGCCAGATAACCATGAGGCTATTTACAGTACATGTCCAAGTTAATGTGATCAGAATACCAAAAGCCGTGCTAAGAAAACATGACAATGCAAGTACAGTGCAAGTTAAAAGAACCAGCTGTTAATGTCATTACTCTAACCTTCTTTTTTGAAAGCTATAAAGGGAACTGGAGGAGAGATGTCAGAAGTTGAGCTCCCACACTGCATAGAGCAAAAAGtgaccaaacacaaaaacactaaaCCACAAACTGGCACTTTATGTTAATGCACATACTTGTTGTTATAACCTATGGCTTAGTTAAAATCacaggtgtcaaaagtattcacattcctttctcaagtagaagtataaataCTAGGCTTTTAAAatacttctgtagaagttgaagtatcagctcaagctttttactcaagtaaaagtgtaaaagtactggattcaaaactacttaaagtataaaagtaaaagtaatgtaaggggaaaaaatgccttgaaggacaaaagcttaggctgtaCCACacgggcctatagtgcactaacccacctcccaaaaaacacgtttctaaaggccataatgactataatgttatattaatatgttaatataTCATGTTTATATTATcactcttttgtgtgttttttgaacgATGACGAGCCGGGATGAAATaggagtatttttttaaatgtaaggagTGGAAGTAAAAAGtcagctgaaaaataattactccagttaagtatagatacccaaaacttctacttaagtaaggtaacaaagtatttgtactttgttacttgacacctctgcttAAAATTAGTGGTAAGCATTGCAGTTTTTCTCAAtcgctttggtacattcctCGAATCATCCtcaacatttgcaaaacagtaagtgcatttctcaaaacaattcgtacaaatagcaaaacaccatggattacctgcaaaagccagaatcttgctcaaaatccttaattcatctctcaaaagtaaatatctgtgtcaatgaacatgtcagtgcaatcaaagtgacaagtccttgtgtcattgtgtacggataagacagtcaaattgcttagtcatgttgtcaatataacagtgtactctggagggacggtctgatgtaaactatggctaaatTTTTGATGatagttattgtaaattgtaagttacacctcagtgtatgtgggagattgaatgcaagagactggacaagattcacatttatGAATGAGTATATatacttgccagttgatggttcgtgagatgcacctttgagctatgtCAGAAAcctggttgatcattggttgatctaatgcttcacacatttcccttcattggagaaagtcaagattcactttgaagcaatttaccaattcaggacagatttagaaaaaaaaagtctgatggaaatgtacagaaacatgactgatatattctgacaacatgttcaaccattttgcataTGAAGACTTATGccatgaactaatgcctaaatgttgtggagggtgagactattcaacagagacccgtcataatacattttcatcaacatgatataagcacttgataatgtaggaaacagcagagaattttacagtcatttgcatggatgtaccaaagcatttgcaacttgttcaaaagtgcttttaatgttcgattggaggattttaaaactaggataaaggatgatctgatcagcttgtgcacgtTTTAGAGCTTACTATAGCtcactatatgttttgtcctgttctatttggggaaactttttatgctgctgtcttggccaggactcccttgtaaaagagacgttgtatctcaatgggactattcctggtaaaataaaggtaaaataaaaaaaatttaaacaggaaatgagaaagtgattttttgatgtgcacaagaaATGACGCAATGGTGTGAAGATTGagcaagtagttttgagaatttaaattctgatctgagaaatgtaccaaagctactgagaaaaactgtaatgcaCTCTTGCAGTCTCCAGTTCATCTGCAGAACACATACTCGGTGTAACTGGTCCACAGTTTGTCCTCCCCCGGGTCGTTACTGGCGTACGAGCAGGTCCCAGTGGAGTTACAGGCCACCATGTTGAACCCTGCGTCTGCCAGCCGGTCAAACGCCTGCTCCAGAAAGTTATACTTCAGGTAATACCTGGCGGTGTACTTATCAGGAGGACGATCCGGGTCCCGACTCTCATTCAGGGTGTCTCCAAACACCTCTTTAGCCAGAGAGATCTTACTGCACACGGTTATTCTTGCAACCCTGCGGAACTTTGCATCCGCCTGGATGTCCCTCCCGATGGTGTAGCTGCCTCTGTACCCGATGGTGATGAAGCCGGGTGTAGACCCAGGAGAGCGCGGGGTCCGGTccgaggacgaggaggaggaggtggtggtgacTGGGCTGGACAGCAGCTCTGCCTCCTCTGGCTCCCCGCTGTCCTCTGAGCTGTCTTTGCTCCCAGCAGCCAGGAGCCTCGACAGCCCCGGCAGCTTGAAGAAGTCCGCTTCTTTCTGgagcctcctcttctctttgaaAAACTCCGGCAGGTAGAGCTCCGAGTCCCGCAGGTAGTCCAGGATGTATCGGAAGAGAAACCCGTCCCTGTCGAAGAAGAAGCGCCCCTTACTGTCTTTTGGGTGCTCTCCCGGGGAGCTCTGGGTGAACTTGGTCCACAGGAGAGAGTTTGGGACTGCTGTGAGAGTCTCCAGTCGGGTCACATACACCTGGCCACCCACATTCAGCTCCACTATCTCAGGGAAACTTTGGCTGTTGGTCTGTGCCATGTCTCTGGGTATTAAATAAGTCCGTCTGGTGTCCCTGTAGGCGCCCTGACTATTACTCCTCAGTACAGAAATGTTTGTATTGGTTTGCTGTGTGggaggagtaaaaaaaaaaaaaaaggacggCCAGCACAGATTGTTCACTGGAAAGCTCCCTGTAAGAATGTTGCCTTCAGGGGCCTAATGTAAGCTTCAGACTCTCAGCTGTTAAACATCAGAAAACAGACAACTGCCTAGAAACAaatcacagagtaaacatgctggaacaacaaaaacattaccTCTGATATCCCACATTTAGACCTTTATTAATTCTGGGATACTTAATATGCAACAGCATCACAGTCTATTATCATTCTGCAGGGTATTGATGCACAGCACAACAGCatcccaaaagtgaagccaaaactaaAGCCCCtaatgactggctgcagtaaagaTCATGATCTCTCCCCCATCACTTagtttaactctccctgtcccattaaagttactaaccatagacctttctggagtccctgagctcccttgtctcgtagattcctgctgctgtggacgtgccagactccagctgctatccGGCTCAccactaccatctctctcttcatctccctctatccctctctccaacatagtctcaacagatgtgtgtctaacatgagtctggtcctgctggaggtttctgcctgttaaaggaagtttgtccttgccacttgCTCAatatgctgcaaagtgctctgcatttaaagattgattgaaaggtGGAGCTTTTTGAGAATGGAGATTAAttcactttttgtgtttgttttggaattTTTATTCTCACCCTTTTAATTGGCTGTTGAAGTCGGAGCCTTTCGCAAAATATTTAGCCAACAAACTATAATTAGAAATgtgtttcaacatttcaaaatctgcagaatatttcctttttttcaggttttcttttcttttggacttaatatctgtgttttgattttatagtaGATACATTAATTCAATTAGTTTAGAATATATAATTGATAAAGGGCTAGGGACTGAAGCATAGGAATCTTTCAGTCCCTAGCCCTCTTTATCTcgctctatccctctctccaacttggtctcagcagatgtgtgtctaacatgagtctggtcctgctggaggtttctgcctgttaaaggaagttggtccttgccactgtaacttgctaaatgctgcaaagtgctctgctcatggtggattaagatgagatcagactgagtcctgtctgtaagatgggactggatctcatagagtacggtctagacctgctctgttttgaaagagtcttcagataacattttttGGGATCTGAGATTTTCTTATAAATaatgactgattgactgatttcTCACTTGATTAATAAACAAACTTTGAAGAGTTTTAAATGTCACAAAACTTACATTACAACAAAACATATCTGGTCAAGTTACCATGAGAGCACTTTATCACATTTTATCCACTGGAGGAGCATCCAGACGCTCGACTCTCTATTCATCATGTTTGTGAAGATAACATACAAGAAGCAGAATTTCACCGGTGAACTGTACATTTTCTTGAAAGAGGAGGTTGTGTAAGTATATCTGCAGTCTTTGTTTTACTCCCCTGCAGTGAAAACAAACCAACACGTATATGATAAACCAAAAAAGCGAGATAAAGCCGGTCTGATTGATCCGCAATGTTTCTAAAATTAGAAAAGAGGCCGCGCTTTCCCTCAAACTCACATAAGTCTCAACCCTGTATCGATTTCTGTAAATCCAAAGGGCTGTTTGATCTGTTCTTGAAGTGCAGAGTACGCTCTTTTCATATTTCAGTCCACACAGCAGTGTCTTTGCTCAGAGGACCACTGACATTATAATCTGGAGGAGATGTAACTGGACGGTTTGATGCATAAAGAGCATCAGAAAGTTGGAACAGAGAAAGAGTCATGATGCATGAGTTTTGAAAAAACAGGAGTTAAGATAAATCTCATAAACTAAATTAGATTCCCACTAAGAAGAATAGTAACAGTTAAGTCACTgtcaatacaattaaaaaaaacacagtgatgAAAAGAATCGTATAACGAcaagcgtatcatatttgatacatcagtttttaaGACCTCTACTTCaacagtgtgatatattttttcctgAAAAAACCTAATGTAtccaatcagatacatgcagagcatggataatccaccaggtgtgagtaattcatgcatcAGAAGGATGTTACTTGAGACATACAACAtggcagctgtggatcagagacccactcaaagtttttcagggatatttttgctaatttttaaaaactttggatgaaaaaacattcaaattttactgaaacttcaagaggagtgagtagttactggattgatgcaatgtaaaactaattaatatttcataacttaatttatagtcaaaccgtgttgaaaatgtgtgtatcaaaactgatacagcaggtatttattttcagacctctcaatcataattttattaaatttcatacattatgcattccataaagcaacatagtcttttcattatttaagaACAAATTTAAATTACATTATTCGGTATATTTAGAttagaaattgagatatttataacgtgtattgtgtttttatatatgcatcctgctgtatcatgatgattgatgactagttgaatgttgccatgtcTCCCTAGTAAATAAGTATCTGTTGCTAATTtatttccactaaaaactgaacaattcagagaagaaatatacaattaatatgtttttttgcaacaaaatatgtatgacgttgttgtgcaatatggaaaaaaataatttctaggtttggaattactttgggaaaaatttgaaggaaactcaaagttcaATAGGCTAAAAATTtggtttttatatgttttagtttgttcaaaaaaagaagaaacattgaGCAAAAAATgtgcaccaaaatgcctgatgtatcaaatatgatacaaattaaaactcatatatgaaaaatgcaactaattttttttttttacaaattttgTCAGAAGGTCtaataaacactccattttcaaagaattagaattttctgacaattatttgatggtttcAGGCTTCACAGGGTTAAGGAAGATAAGGCACATTTGAATTTAGGAGATGATATTTAAGAAATTGTCTTACAATAGAAGTTTCAAATATTTGGATATTCAGTCCCAATCACCGGTGGATagaaagaagaacaaacaaatatttttgaTCAAACTATaattaaaaactttaaatataacCCTGCTGGTTCCATCCTGCTGATCTTCTTACAGATATTGCGATCCATGCTGCTGTACATTTAGCCATACGTTTTCTGTCTAAGTTGCAGTAAATACAGCTAAATCAATAAAGTTAAAGTTGTGTGTGCaaaactgatgatgatgattgttCAGTCATCTTTCTACTGCACCACTGCCTCCATCATATCCCACGTTGCAGTTATTCATAATGCCTCATATCCTACCCAATGTTTGCAACCAACAGAACATAAACCTGTTGCTCTCCTGACACCTGAAGTGATCTGTTGGAGCTTAAACATAAATCCATCactctgtttctcctgctgaatCTGTGGGTTAGACTGACATCTAGTGGACAAAACATGAAGTGGCAGGTTGTTGTTTATGTCTTCCTGTAATGAAGATGTTTACTGTATTTCTAATCACAGCTGATCCACCCTCCAGACGTCTGGTCATCACTTGCAGGTTATGACAGATGTTGCTTACTGCGGATTAATTCTGTTGAAACCacaaactgtaaacacaaataaagaaaagatgCTTTAGCTTTCATATGTGTTTGGTCAACAGTCGCTTTTTTCTTGTAACTATATAATTGTGTGATTTTGTGCTGCCTACATGTGATTTATTTCAATACTCAACAGCAGGCTTTCAGTGAATCGGTGAAAATAAACGATATCGTCTCcttcactcttcttctctctcagcAGAGCACAGTTAAATTGCCGTCCTCTGTCCAGTCCTGACCTCATGTCTGGGTCGTCTCCataatatttcacttttttcttcctcagtcTGGTGGAGGATAATTGGAGGTTGTAAAGTTTAGCCTTCCAGCCAATACTAGAAAATGTGAAGGATAAGAGATGTGGCCACTGTTCTAATCATCTTATGAATTCTTTCATGTGAGCCATCAGATTCTCCCAGTCTTTTAGTATCATGTTACATGTTGGGGTAAGATTTTGATTTTTGCTGCAGAAATggacaaaatgtgtttatttcagagAATAGAGAGAGTTTAAATTACTGTATATACTGACAAACTTCTGAGAGAAAGTTTTGAGAGCTTTAAAGGTACAATgatctaaatatatatattgttttacaGTGTATGTCCTCTGCAGCAGTTTAGGAAGTTTCAGTTGTTTCATTCAAGTCAATAAACCACTTTAACTCTGCTAATAGTAGTACAAGTTTAAAATCCTGCATGTTAAAGGGAACTATTTGATTGTAgaaagtcccccccccccccccccccctcctttctgGCTCTCCCTGGCCTGCTCACCTGCTAACTGAGTGGGAGGAGCAATAGACCAGATAGGAGCTCCAAGTTTAATAGCTTCCGTAAGTTTAATAGAATAGTCCTGGAGTAAGCAACGTTCAAGTTCTGGAAGTTATGTTATCTGTTATTTTCAAGGATCCTAGTGGTGCTAGTGAAAACAATACTTTTATTAATACTAAATATGTGGgttttcataaaataaaaaatactaaatatgtTCCATAAAAGGTCCCCACACTTGAACAAACGTTTTCTGCAGGCTGTGACTGAATAGTGGATCGTATATCTTTCTATTTTAAAGTAATAAGCAAACTAACATGCAAATAAAGCTTTTAAATACCTTAAAATGAAGTAAAACTTTCAATATTTAGTTCTGTAGTTttgtaaaacaaacatttatagaAGTAATAAGATCATTTTAGTTGCACCTCAATCCTTGATATTAATTACAGCCATCAAAATTAACTATTTATCGGCCTATTTTTCAGAATAAGTGACCACAGCtgctagaaaaaaaaatcccaaaacaagCAAAAGCTTTAAAGAAGATGATATTCATAGTTTAGATTTGCTTGAAAAATGTGTGGATGATGCTAGAATTTTTTATTTGGTCTATTTGGCTCCACCTAGTGGTCagtagacagacaggcaggcagacataTGTAGATAGATGATAGGTAGATAGTTAGATGGTTACACAATCAtgctttttattgtttaaatacTGACATATTGTCCTGaagaaagtacaaaaataaaacattgttttgttttgtgccttcaaaataaaagcagaggatgttaaaaaaaaaggaagaactgTGAATTGTTCTGACTTTGCTTTTCAGTACTTGCTGTGTTTGTACAAGACTGTATGAGCTCTTGAGCTGTAGTGTGGTGCTGTATTATAACACGTCCCTCACTCTGAGGAGTCACGTGACCGCCTGCGTATGACATAAGGTGGCCTCTCTGATGTGACACCCAGCTAAACACTGTCACTCTGCTGTGTGCTGGAGTGTGACCCCTCGAACACACTCTCTGAGCTCTCTACAGCAGCCGACCATCATCCACACGCtgtcttcccctcctcctcaccctcacTCTCACCCGGCTCCTCTCCAGTGCTCCTGTCTGACACAAAGACGAAGACAAGAAGCAgagatcttctgtttttctccGTCAACACTCGTCTTTACTCCTCTTCTTTATCTCTGAAATACACAAAGGACTTTTGTTCAGCAAAATTACATCTGCAAGGCCATCGCTTAATTCAGGGAAAATACTGATTGTGATATTTTATGAAGCAGAGTAGTATGTTAAAATGCAGAATGCCTCCGTATTGCTCTGTTCAGGCTCAAAAACTTGATTAGACAGCATAATAAACTGTTAGTAAAAGCACAGTTTTAATTCACGAGGCCACTGAGTAATTTATAATACCTCAAAGAAAAATTGAATTGGTGCAAACACTGATGTAGGTGAGTGAAATCTATTTATAGGCTCTCAGTTACTTCTAAAAAATATAACTACTTTTGTGGCACTGGCCTGTTAAGCCATGTGTcctaaaacaggggttcccaaagtgtgggttgggaccccctggggagtcgcgagacacaaatggggggtcgtgagatgtctaaaaaatgtctgttatctaaaaatacacattttacccattatagtaaagatACTAACAAAAATAgttgctaaacttgaaataaaaccttgaaaatagacaatgtaatgagtttctgtctttctttttgccagatgactcctaagtttagggttagtgaacagttaattatcaaaagcatcagtagcagtaatt from Notolabrus celidotus isolate fNotCel1 chromosome 3, fNotCel1.pri, whole genome shotgun sequence carries:
- the LOC117809396 gene encoding BTB/POZ domain-containing protein KCTD12-like, with product MAQTNSQSFPEIVELNVGGQVYVTRLETLTAVPNSLLWTKFTQSSPGEHPKDSKGRFFFDRDGFLFRYILDYLRDSELYLPEFFKEKRRLQKEADFFKLPGLSRLLAAGSKDSSEDSGEPEEAELLSSPVTTTSSSSSSDRTPRSPGSTPGFITIGYRGSYTIGRDIQADAKFRRVARITVCSKISLAKEVFGDTLNESRDPDRPPDKYTARYYLKYNFLEQAFDRLADAGFNMVACNSTGTCSYASNDPGEDKLWTSYTEYVFCR